The Bradyrhizobium sp. WBAH42 genome includes a window with the following:
- a CDS encoding nucleotidyltransferase, with product MGISESQLETWSHQGQTAQFTATYQTIKAILDDSRAPYANRDADTFLQGSYKNETNIHADSDGDIVLRTKAVYYSDTSNLQPDEKARFDKGWSRATYQLSDFKNEVVSWLRQHFGNSVVIGKKAITIKGNGTSRRDADVLVCAEFRRYHS from the coding sequence GTGGGAATCTCGGAAAGCCAGCTTGAGACGTGGTCACATCAAGGCCAAACGGCACAGTTCACGGCGACCTATCAGACTATCAAGGCGATTCTTGATGACTCGCGGGCGCCTTATGCCAATCGCGATGCCGATACGTTCCTGCAGGGCTCGTACAAGAACGAAACGAACATCCACGCGGATAGCGACGGGGACATCGTACTGCGGACTAAGGCGGTCTATTACTCCGACACCAGCAATCTGCAGCCGGACGAAAAAGCCCGGTTTGATAAGGGATGGTCGCGCGCCACATACCAGCTCTCGGATTTCAAGAACGAAGTCGTTTCGTGGCTCCGGCAGCACTTTGGAAACTCCGTCGTTATAGGGAAAAAGGCGATCACGATCAAAGGCAACGGAACCTCCCGGCGCGATGCTGACGTGTTGGTGTGCGCTGAGTTCCGTCGTTATCACTCCTAG
- a CDS encoding patatin-like phospholipase family protein, giving the protein MTDVSTDGKCRVLSLDGGGAKGFYTLGVLKEIEALVGVPLCKTFDLIYGTSTGAIIAALLGLAKSVDEIESLYRLRVVEVMGEFLPTKKTAALEALAKEVFGEARFDTFKTNMGIVGTSAWVNTRHQHFRQPARGSG; this is encoded by the coding sequence ATGACAGACGTTTCCACAGACGGGAAGTGCCGGGTTTTGAGCCTCGATGGCGGGGGAGCCAAGGGCTTCTATACCCTTGGTGTGCTCAAAGAGATCGAGGCGCTCGTCGGCGTGCCGTTGTGTAAAACGTTCGACCTCATATACGGGACGAGCACCGGGGCGATCATTGCGGCCCTCCTGGGACTGGCAAAGTCGGTAGACGAGATCGAATCGCTCTATAGGCTCCGGGTGGTTGAAGTGATGGGCGAGTTCTTACCCACCAAGAAGACTGCCGCGCTTGAAGCACTCGCCAAAGAGGTCTTCGGAGAAGCTCGGTTCGACACATTCAAGACGAACATGGGCATTGTGGGCACGTCGGCGTGGGTGAATACCCGCCACCAACACTTCCGACAACCAGCGCGCGGAAGTGGCTGA
- a CDS encoding site-specific integrase gives MPLRLYQRDGSPNWYLRGTLRGILVRESCQTDDRKIAQEIKAKREWEILQRSVYGVKASGTFLGAAAIYLENDGDARFLQPLIDHFGSMAIAKIDQAAADAAAKAIYPGLAPATINRQLYTPLSAVINMAASKGYGSPVKFTRPKLPKGRVRWITHAEAFTLIEACAPHLKPLVAFLFYTGARVGEALWLDWRNVDLSRAQVQFLDTKNGRDRGVPLHPDLVAILANLPHREGEVFRKQGRIIRKFVPARSNSGEPIEVIEDVLGDPYAPLDPDDPRDVSAGSRIKKGFKAAVTRAKIKDFHPHDCRHTWATWHYQENRDLNMLMHLGGWSSLSMVLRYAHVNVAHAAPSIQKMPSIGPAPPKAAKLTPVKARSRKRAS, from the coding sequence ATGCCCCTTAGACTCTACCAGCGAGACGGGTCCCCAAATTGGTATCTTCGAGGCACTCTGCGCGGCATCTTAGTCCGCGAAAGCTGCCAAACCGATGACCGCAAAATCGCCCAAGAAATCAAGGCAAAGCGCGAATGGGAAATCCTGCAACGTAGTGTCTATGGCGTTAAAGCATCGGGCACGTTCCTCGGCGCCGCTGCAATCTACTTAGAGAACGACGGCGACGCTCGGTTTCTGCAACCGCTGATCGATCACTTTGGTTCGATGGCGATCGCCAAGATTGATCAAGCCGCTGCCGATGCCGCCGCTAAGGCGATCTATCCCGGCCTCGCACCGGCGACAATCAACCGTCAGCTTTACACGCCTTTGTCGGCCGTCATCAACATGGCGGCCTCGAAGGGCTATGGGTCACCGGTCAAATTCACCCGACCGAAATTGCCTAAAGGCCGCGTGCGTTGGATCACGCATGCCGAGGCGTTTACCCTGATCGAAGCGTGCGCGCCGCATCTCAAGCCGCTCGTCGCCTTCCTGTTCTACACCGGCGCGCGCGTCGGCGAGGCCCTTTGGCTCGATTGGCGCAATGTCGATTTAAGTCGCGCTCAGGTCCAATTTCTCGACACCAAGAACGGCCGCGATCGCGGTGTGCCGTTGCATCCCGACCTCGTGGCGATCCTCGCCAACCTGCCACACCGGGAGGGCGAGGTGTTTCGGAAGCAAGGCCGAATAATCCGAAAGTTTGTGCCGGCACGCAGCAACTCGGGCGAGCCAATCGAGGTGATCGAGGACGTCCTTGGCGATCCCTATGCGCCGCTGGATCCGGATGACCCGCGTGACGTGTCGGCGGGATCTCGGATCAAGAAGGGTTTTAAGGCAGCGGTGACGCGCGCCAAGATCAAGGATTTCCACCCACACGATTGCAGGCACACCTGGGCGACGTGGCATTACCAAGAGAACCGCGATCTCAACATGCTGATGCACCTCGGCGGTTGGTCGAGCCTATCGATGGTGCTGCGCTATGCGCACGTCAACGTCGCCCACGCCGCCCCCTCGATCCAGAAAATGCCCTCGATCGGCCCGGCGCCGCCCAAGGCGGCAAAGTTGACCCCGGTCAAAGCAAGGTCGCGCAAGCGCGCATCATGA
- a CDS encoding di-heme-cytochrome C peroxidase yields the protein MLRVLFLIGSTVATTTRSSAQGAGAIPFYVDQGAEWTATARADFYVRDQGSRLIALSWMQAIKQRNGQPFLADGLSRYGYLPNPGNKASLPVGFHASGPEGFQIVGMTCSACHTRQIEVEGNVYRVDGGPGLVDFYTLLGDLDKAVGDVLASDDSFAPFAAAVLQSANPDTADLEDLRRQVDRWYLRFHTLVVRALPKSGWGVGRLDAVGMIFNRLSGLDIGPPPAFMIPKNIKTADAPVRYPFLWNAPRQDKTQWPGFAKNGSDILGLARNVGEVLGVFATFEPKRQGAVINFLNGNSTNFDGLSELENLVKRIGPPKWPWKIDAALAIRGKMIFERGSDEGGCSGCHGIEDGEQRFPFIKTWRTVVQNVGTDTREYDVLAWKAKTGVLNGAYIPFATAPLKERDQVLNILATSVIGSIAEHLLAGGAPSTNARVAASPDPGSSETPESLGLVRLPPTLQDLVTAFDAVSTSEEIKKAKRKGAEKASRSRLPQWGAYEARVLQGIWAAAPYLHNGSVPTLAELLKPSGQRKSQFSIGRKYDIENVGLAAAQEPQSDSLSVTDCNDINSGNSRCGHEYGTNLSEQDKKALLEYLKTL from the coding sequence ATGCTCCGTGTCCTCTTTCTGATCGGCTCAACCGTTGCTACCACGACAAGATCGAGCGCACAGGGCGCGGGCGCTATTCCATTCTACGTTGACCAAGGTGCAGAGTGGACCGCGACGGCGAGAGCGGACTTCTATGTGCGCGATCAGGGCTCGCGTTTGATCGCGCTCTCCTGGATGCAGGCTATAAAGCAAAGGAACGGACAACCGTTCCTCGCCGATGGTTTGTCGCGGTACGGCTATCTCCCCAATCCTGGCAACAAGGCCAGTCTTCCCGTCGGCTTTCATGCCTCCGGTCCTGAAGGTTTCCAAATTGTCGGAATGACCTGCTCCGCATGTCATACGCGCCAGATCGAAGTGGAAGGCAATGTGTATCGTGTCGATGGCGGTCCCGGACTCGTGGACTTCTACACGCTGCTTGGTGATTTGGACAAGGCTGTCGGCGATGTGCTTGCTAGCGATGACTCGTTTGCTCCGTTTGCTGCAGCTGTTCTGCAGTCCGCAAATCCCGATACGGCTGATCTTGAGGATCTTCGCCGGCAGGTAGACAGGTGGTACTTGCGGTTTCACACGCTTGTGGTGCGAGCCCTGCCCAAAAGCGGCTGGGGAGTAGGCCGTCTGGATGCTGTCGGGATGATCTTCAACCGGTTATCCGGACTGGACATCGGTCCGCCACCCGCTTTCATGATCCCGAAAAACATAAAAACCGCTGACGCTCCCGTGAGATACCCATTCCTTTGGAATGCGCCGCGGCAGGACAAGACGCAATGGCCGGGATTTGCAAAGAACGGAAGTGACATCTTGGGGCTGGCCCGGAACGTTGGCGAGGTTTTAGGGGTGTTCGCTACGTTCGAGCCGAAGCGTCAGGGAGCGGTCATCAATTTCCTCAATGGCAATTCCACCAATTTCGACGGCCTTAGCGAGCTTGAAAACCTCGTGAAGCGAATCGGCCCTCCGAAATGGCCCTGGAAGATTGACGCTGCCTTAGCCATCCGGGGTAAGATGATTTTCGAAAGAGGTTCGGATGAAGGGGGATGCAGCGGTTGTCATGGGATTGAAGACGGCGAGCAGCGCTTTCCATTCATCAAAACGTGGAGAACCGTGGTCCAGAACGTCGGTACCGATACACGTGAGTACGATGTTCTCGCCTGGAAAGCGAAGACAGGCGTCCTGAACGGAGCGTACATTCCCTTCGCAACCGCTCCTCTTAAGGAAAGGGATCAGGTTCTTAACATTCTCGCGACCTCGGTCATTGGTTCGATCGCAGAACACCTGCTAGCCGGTGGTGCCCCTTCCACCAACGCACGGGTCGCGGCGTCACCAGATCCGGGGTCGTCGGAGACCCCGGAGTCTCTGGGGTTGGTACGACTACCGCCGACCCTGCAGGATCTGGTAACGGCGTTCGACGCTGTCAGCACTTCGGAAGAGATCAAAAAAGCCAAGCGGAAGGGGGCGGAAAAAGCATCGCGCAGTCGACTCCCTCAATGGGGCGCCTACGAGGCCCGCGTTCTGCAGGGCATTTGGGCCGCCGCACCTTATCTTCATAACGGCTCGGTTCCTACCCTAGCGGAATTGCTCAAACCATCCGGGCAGCGCAAATCGCAGTTTAGCATTGGACGGAAGTACGACATCGAAAACGTTGGTCTTGCCGCCGCTCAGGAGCCTCAAAGTGACTCACTATCCGTCACGGATTGTAATGACATCAATTCTGGAAACAGCCGATGCGGCCACGAGTACGGGACGAATTTGAGCGAACAAGACAAAAAGGCGCTGCTCGAATACCTCAAGACGCTGTGA
- a CDS encoding avidin/streptavidin family protein yields MIRLFVLLLFAVISVSAHAQLPVPSTWVNQRGSFLSIQMLDPSTGNFAGTYVNNATGFSCRGQPYPVAGVVTANRIDFYVNWTAPAAPDCKTITIWNGRVATNKIPAGWTLYYVGSDWQFHKMTGRDLFTRR; encoded by the coding sequence ATGATACGCTTGTTTGTGCTTCTGCTCTTTGCCGTCATATCGGTATCTGCTCACGCGCAGTTGCCCGTCCCCTCCACATGGGTGAATCAAAGGGGCTCGTTTCTCTCGATCCAGATGCTAGACCCGTCAACAGGGAATTTCGCGGGAACGTATGTCAACAACGCGACTGGATTTTCGTGCCGCGGACAGCCTTACCCTGTCGCAGGCGTCGTCACGGCAAACAGAATAGATTTCTACGTCAATTGGACGGCACCCGCGGCCCCAGACTGCAAAACAATCACGATTTGGAATGGTCGTGTAGCTACTAATAAGATTCCAGCTGGGTGGACACTATATTACGTGGGATCGGACTGGCAGTTTCATAAAATGACGGGGCGTGACTTGTTCACGAGGAGGTAG
- a CDS encoding DUF3768 domain-containing protein encodes MHRPARTSCSTEENDPHGEHGFGSFDLVGQKVFWKIDYDTGRCSKAPKIQATRKGHCVSSG; translated from the coding sequence GTGCATCGGCCTGCCCGCACTTCGTGCTCCACAGAGGAGAACGATCCTCATGGCGAGCACGGCTTCGGAAGCTTCGACTTGGTGGGTCAAAAGGTCTTCTGGAAGATCGACTACGACACAGGAAGATGCAGCAAGGCTCCGAAGATCCAAGCGACTCGGAAAGGACATTGCGTGTCCTCAGGCTGA